The Penaeus monodon isolate SGIC_2016 chromosome 5, NSTDA_Pmon_1, whole genome shotgun sequence genome window below encodes:
- the LOC119573520 gene encoding uncharacterized protein LOC119573520 — protein sequence MTLSMLLDCTNAWRMALLEEKPQMFHCRILSLRAMMFLTCEHALILYQLMPLNHPGTAGKHLPQCGGAVGTQQSLFLSAARCLGNCPRPGGRGLLTVNVAKLFLHAAPMLHAFENYCVRQGSASLLLQTLEKEKELLRIFLKVSQMENTLLRRMNLHSFSW from the exons atgacgttgtcaatgctccttgattgCACTaatgcgtggaggatggcactccttgaggagaagccacagatgttccattGCAGAATACTTAgtttgcgtgccatgatgtttctaa cgtgtgaaCACGCCCTGATTCTGTACCAACTCATGCCCCTtaaccaccctggg ACAGCTGGCAAGCATCTTCCTCAATGTGGAGGAGCTGTTGGAACACAACAGAGTCTTTTCCTTTCAGCTGCGAGATGCCTTGGAAATTGCCCTCGACCAGGGGGACGAGGACTCCTCACCGTCAACGTTGCCAAACTCTTCCTGCATGCGGCCCCTATGCTCCATGCCTTTGAAAATTACTGTGTGAGACAG GGCTCGGCGTCTCTGTTACTGCAGACattagagaaggagaaggaactgCTGAGGATATTCCTAAAGGTGTCCCAAATGGAGAACACATTGCTGCGTCGTATGAATTTGCATTCCTTCTCATGGTGA